TAGGCCAAACAGGATTACTTCTAAGAGCCATAGACGACTCAATAGGCTAAATGTCCTCCTACTTTACTAAGCTGGTCATAATTCTAGACTGTGAAACGGGCTGGTCAATTGAAGTGCAGCAAAAGGGAAGTAAATATAAAATTAATCTTCTCAAGTTTGTTTGTTAAATATCAATGTTATACTGAGTGCACATTCAATATGAAGCTTCGTTCTTCTTTCACTATGTACCTGACAGGAGACGATAGCCAGATCTGTCGGTTTGGAGTCTGTTTATTAATCACGTAAGTCCCCAAGGTTTCACCCAACTTTATTGTCAGCACACCATTCTATAAAAAGGATAAAAATAAATCCATCAGAATATTTTAGAAATAGTCTTACACGTGTTGTGGCTATACAGTGACCCAAGACCACAGATAGTCTTTGAATTGGTTTGGACAGACAGGGAACAATCACACTCAAGTTAATAGATTTAACTCTTTTATTTTAAAAGACAAACATTTATTCCTCATTTTTATTTCAATACTAAAAAGTATACTATATTTctgcaattttaattttaattaaacttTTCCTCAGTAAGTAATTTAATGATGGGGGGGGtttgttgacattgagttggttacagttcagtttagtttattgtcacgtgtaccgaggtacagtgaaaaagcttttgggTGCTAagaagtcagcggaaagacaatacatgattgcaatctagccattcgcagtgtaacagatacacgataagggaataatgtttagtgcaagataaagccagtaaagatagtccgagggtccccaatgaggtagatggtagttcaggactgctctctggttgtggtaggatggttcagatgcctgataacagctgggaagaaaccgtccctgaatctggaggtgtgcattttcacacctatatcttttgcccgatggaagaggggagaagagggagtatccAGGGTGCAACGTCAAAGATTATGCTGtaggccttgccgaagcagcatgaggtataaatggagtcaatggagtataatgagattggtttgtgtgatggtctgggctgcgtcgcgtccacaatttgctgcaatttcttgtggtcttggatggagctgttcccaaaccaggctgtgatgcatcccgataaaattctttctacggcgcatctgaaAACTATACGGTAAATCTTTTTTCAGTGAAATCTATTCACAATTGTTGACACTATATCACCATCCAAAAGACTCAGCCAAAATCACAATACAGAGTTAACCTAAATTTAGACCTGCATACCGCAAAAATGTTAGCCCCtaggcagagatttccagcaaAGTTTTGAAAGCTACCTCAAGATCCAACGCAAGACTCATTCCTGTGCTTTTTAAGTCAGATGAGCATCTGTTAAAATTGGAGTTTCACAAGATAATATCAATTTTAATACATCCACATTACCTATCAACGTTGCAAATTTCTTTGTGGCCTAACTTTAGCAGAAAGCAATTGACATTATATCGCAAATTTCACccaatacaaaaataaatgttcCACGTGACCTAATCTGAACATTTCACCTGCATCATGGCATCTTACAACGATGAAGGCCATTTGACAGTTTTAAATGTTGATGAAAGTTTCTATTGTTACCACCCATTCATGATGTAAATGACAGTCTTCCATTCTTGGATAagcatttttttcccccctcatctcccctcagGTTTTCCACTAATTAATAAAATCCGTCCCCTGGTTATAAAGGATGTATGTAGGCCCTTCCTGTTCACTCGGTCGAAGCATTTGACTGGTGTGAATTGTGTGATTGATAGTGTTGTgtaatacagcaaggaaacacacccttctgcccaacttgtccatgcagaacaTGTCTACCTGAGCTCcctaatttgcctgcatttggtcaacAGCCCTTCAAATCATTCCTAAGCACATACCTGCCAAAATGCTAAAATTGCTAAATGCTaaaattgtacccacctctaccacctcattccacatacccaccatcctctgtgtgaacatATTGTCTCTCAGATCCCTTTTAATCTTCCTCTCACCTTGAATCTAAGCCCTCTCGTTTCCCCAGGGAAAAGGACTGCAACCcttcttatctatgcccctcatgatttcatatacCTCTATGTCTCTAAGATTCCAGTAAAAAAAAGGCGCAGCTTCTCCGGTCTCCCCTTATAACTCGAGCCATCCGGTCCCGATAACATCCTTATGAACCCTTTCCAgattaattacatccttcctccAGCTATGTAACCAGAACTACACATTATATTCCAAGTTTGTGTTCTGCAATGTCTTGTACAGTTGCAATATGTTGTCTCAACTCTTGTACTCATTGCCCCATCGACAAAGACAAGCATCTCCTTCACCCTCCTGTCaacctgtgtcaccactttcatggAATTGTGTATTTGTACCCATGGATCTCCCTGTTCTATAAACACTTCCCtgggccctgccatttactgtccAAACGTTACATTTGTTTAACTTTTCAAAATACAACACTTCACACTTttccaagttaaattccatctgccattcctttgcccactttcccagttgatctatATCTTAACCTTTTTCACCATTCCTACACCATCAATTTtggtttcatctgcaaatttactaataatACCAACTATAATCTCCTCCAAATCTCATCAAATAGATGACAATCAATTTAGCACCAACCCCTGTAGTACACTgtaagtcacaggcctccaatctggaAAACAATCCTCTAGAGTCTTCCTTTTACCCCTACAACCAAATCACTTTTGCATCTAATTGGCTAGCTCACCTTGGAATCGATGCGATCTAACCTTatggaccagcctaccatgtgagACTTGTTAAAGTCTATGTGAACAACATCTACTGCACTGTCCTCACTAATGTCACCTCTTGTAAAAGCTCAATATTGTGagacacaaagccatgctgaccatccctaatcagtCTTAGTCTTTTCAAAATCTGGTAGATCCAGTCTCTCAAAGTCTCCATCAGGAACATTCCCACCACTGATATTAGGTTCATAGGTCTGTAGTTCCCTGGAACACCCTTGCAGCCCTGATGTGTAACATACAGCAGGGCTCGGTTATTTCTACTACACTTCTTTTGAACTTATTTATCTGAAAAGATGTTTAGTCAATGCTTGTTAAATTGTGGCAAGCAACAAATTTTGCTTTATTCAATTTATCTTCTTATTTTGATTTGCTTTTTTAAATTAGGCCTTGTCGACATTGGGAAATACTTCTTTGACTGAAATTATACAGTATAAAATTTAGCATTTATATCCACCATGAAAGATTCTGACTAAGGTTTCACTACTGAAACATTGGTCGCACATGCTTAATTTTTGAATTCCCAATCTATCCCTCTAAAATGACCACAGAATACCAAGATCATGTAAATACAAaggaccaaatacaggcaaacaAGCTTTACCACAAGTGTTATGTCATAGTCTTTTGGAACAAAAGGCTGATTTGCAAGATCTTCAAAGAAATCATATAAAAGTTCCAGTGTTTCCTCTGCAAGCTTTTCATAAGCGGTCTCTTCCAATAAGCTGTGAAGAAGAAGAATAGTGTCAGTCCTTCAGCTTGCGGCAATGTTTTCTGTCATTTCCAGGCACCATATTAACTCTTGAACTGCCTCCAATACAAATATATTGCTTCATAAACAGGGAgagcaaaacgctatgtgtgggcTCACCTATTTATACTGTAGCAAAATGTTCCCACCTTTATATTCCACCCCCTTTGTAATAATGGTAAACGATCCATTGGCTTTCCGGATTCCTATTATACCTGCTTGCTAACTTTCTATATTTCATAGACTAGGACATCCAGATCTCTCTTTACTGAAGTATTCTCTTCAGTTAAACAATATTGTACTTTTCTGTTCTTCCTACCAAAGACCATAACTTCATATTTCCTCTGGTTACAGTTACTGTGCCAACTATTTGCCCACTTCTTGAGTCTTTCTTTATCCATGTGTAGATTATTTGTGCTTTCACAATTTACTTCCCTACCTATTTGTGTGTTAACAGCAAACTTGTGATTAATATACCTTGTGAATAGTTGACGTTCCAGTACGGATTCCACTAGTTACAGCCTTTCAACTTGAAAATGACCGATTTATCCtgaattgtttctattttctgttGGTTAGCAAATcaagttaacataaatatcctGATGCCTTGGACTCATACTTTGAACAGACTGTGATTGGGATATGGacagggcaatagacaataggtgcaggagtaggccattcggcccttcgagccagcaccgccattcaatgtgatcatggctgatcatccccaatcagtaccttgttcctgccttctccccatattccctgactccgctatttttaagagccctatctagctctctcttgaaagcatccagagaacccgcctccaccgccctctgaggcagagggccTAAGAGAAGGGAACCTTGAAGAGAGTTTGGCTGGTAAACaatttaagggcctatcccacttgggcttcatttgcgcgtcatttacgagatcatttacgtgtcacgcatggcgtgcattacgcgcgcatggtgggaggcagtgacgcgtggtcgTGCGAGGCGCCCCAGGACTTTGCTATTCaaaaaatctttgcgcgccacctgcatgacacgcaaatgacgcccaagtgggacaggccctttacagggaTGAGAGAACAGGAAGTAGATCTGAGACAAGATTGAGGGAGATTAGAAATGTTAACTTAATAGCTGACAAAAGAATTGTGATAGCTTTGCATTGTCTCAAGCCAAACAAACCCTCTACATTTAACAATCCAAATCAGAAATATAACAATGCATGGTAAGTCATTTAATTTATTGAAGCTTTGCTTCCAAATATCCCAGAACAACAATGTTTTTGCAAATACAACACCAATACAGTTTAATTTATTAGATCGATAACTAAACGCAAACCTTGAACCAGGCAAGTCATTAACTAAATATACTTCTGGCATTTACAGCACACAAAcacatagaaggtacacaaatatAATATGTAAAGAATGCGCACACACTCATATGAACATGCATTTTCACATACAGtgtcccccataatgtttgggacaaagacccatcatttatttatttgcctctgtactccacaatttgagatttgtaatggaaaaaaaatcacatgtgttaaagtgcacattgtcagattttaataagggccatttttatacactttggtttcaccatgtagaaattacagcagtgtttatacatagtcctcccatttcagggcaccataatgctttggacacagcaatgacatgtaaatgaaagtaatcatgtttagtattttgttgtatatccgTTGCATGCAATgagtgcttgaagtctgcgattcatggacatcaccagttgctgggtgtcttctctggttatgccaggcctgtattgcagccatctttagcttatgcttgttttggtgggcttgtccccttcagttttctcttcagcatataaaagacatgctcgattgggttcagattgggtgattgacttggccactcaagaaataaCAATTTttgagctttgaaaaactcctttgttgcttcagcagtatgtttgggatcattgtcttgctgtagaatgatccgccggccaatgtgttttgaggcatttgtttgaacgagaAGACAGAATGTGTCtgaacacttcagaattcattatgctactaccatcagcagttgtattatcaatgaagataagtgagccagtaccttcagcagccatacatgcccaggccataacaccctcaccaccgtgtttcacagatgaggtggtatgcgcTTTGGATctagggcagttccttctctcctccgtactatgctcttgccatcactctgatataagttaatcttcgcctcatctgtccacaagacctttttccagaactgtggttgctcttttaagtacttcttggcaaactgtaacccggccatcctatttttgcaggtaaccagtggtttgcatcttagtgtagcctctgtatttctgttcatgaagtcttctgcggacagtggtcattgacaaatccacacttgactcctgaagagtgtttctgatctgtcggacaggtgtttgagagATTTGCCTTTATTatagataattcttctgtcatcagctgtgggggtcttccttggcctgccagtccctttgcaattagtaagctcaccagtgctctctttcttctaaatgatgtttcaaacagttgattttggtaagcctaaggtttgactgatgtctctatCAGTTTTACTCttggttctcagtctcataatggcttatttgactctcattggcataactttggtcctcatgttgataaacagcaaaatatgtttccaaaggtgatggaaagtctggaggaagactaggtgctgagagttctcttatacctgcatgaaggaggcaattaaacacacctgagcaatacaAACatttgtgaagccatgtgtcccaaacattatggtgccctgaaatggggggctcTGTATAAACAccattgtaatttctacatggtgaaaccaaaatgtataaaaatggcctttaataaaatctgacaatgtgcactttaaccacatgtgatttttttaattacaaatctcaaattgtggatttgaggtaaataaataaatgatggatttttgtcccaaatattatggagggcactgtatacaggATACTAATGTACAGTCACAAGCACTGCATGCACAGACAACAAACATGCATGCAGTGAGGACAGACTACTCCCATTATATGCACACATTACATGCAAATACCACGAGCATGCACCAAATACACAAAGCATTTTGTTACACCAGGATACCTTGTATTTTCTATTCTTCTTGGAATCGAGGAATGAATTTCTTTTCTTTGGAGTATTAAATATCTTTCTGAATGGAAATGTAGAAACTG
This portion of the Leucoraja erinacea ecotype New England chromosome 3, Leri_hhj_1, whole genome shotgun sequence genome encodes:
- the fxn gene encoding frataxin, mitochondrial, whose translation is MGSMARLLNRSRLCWCPLIQRLAHSPRTASVRGLTHADTRSPTFLHFHSERYLILQRKEIHSSIPRRIENTSLLEETAYEKLAEETLELLYDFFEDLANQPFVPKDYDITLVNGVLTIKLGETLGTYVINKQTPNRQIWLSSPVSGPKRYDWTGKNWIYSHDGISLHELLTKEFSMLFKTKVDLLAVAAQMYV